The stretch of DNA GGCACCGAAGTCGGAATTGGCCTTCGCGCTGTCGAGACCCGCCTGCAGCTCGACGCGCGGGCCGGAGGGAGCGAACAGCTGGGCAGCGGCCGGCGATGCCGCGAGAACGGACGCGAGCACGGTGCCGGCGGCGAGAGTGGTCTTGATCATTGGAAACTCCAGAAAAAATACGAATGTTGTGTCCCTGACCGCAGCTGAAAGACTTTAGGCGGTGAACGGATAATGATGCCGCGATTCATCGCCGCGAAAGATCGGTTGCAAGTTGCTGAAACTGCTGACCTAATGTCGACCGAACAATTTTTCTACGTCGCTAAGAGCAAGTTTTACCCACGTCGGCCGCCCGTGGTTGCACTGCCCCGATCTTGGCGTCGTCTCGATCTGGCGGAGAAGCGCGTTCATCTCTTCCACCCGCAGGATTCGACCCGCACGAACCGAACCGTGACAGGCCATCGTGCCCGCAACGAGGTCGATGCGGTCCTGCAGCGTCGGCGCGCTTTCTAGTTCTGCCAGTTCGGCAGCCAGATCCGCGAGCAACTTGGGGGCCTTCACCTTGTTGCCCAGCGGCGCCGGGGTCGCCCGAACGAGCATGGTCGAGGGTCCGAAGCGTTCGATCTCGAGGCCAAGGGTCGCAAGTTCGGCAGCCGCCCCCTCCAGACGCTCGCAATCGGCTTCGTCCAGTTCGACCGGCTCGGCGATCAGTAGCGGCTGACTGGCCACCGGATCGCCCTCGCGCGCCGTGCGCATCGCTTCCAGCACGAGCCGTTCGTGCGCGGCGTGCTGATCGACGATGACCAGTCCGTCCTCCGCTTCGGCGACGATATAGGTGGCTGCGACCTGCCCCCGCGCGGCACCGAGCGGGTGGCGGGCGGCGCTGGGCGCGGTCTCGGCGGCAGGCGCGGCCCGGGCGAACGGGGCAGCGCTCATGACGGCTTCGAAGGAGGGCGACGTGCCCGGGTCGTAGGACGCCTGCGTCTCGGCGACCCGCCTCGGCATGCCCGTTCCCTGCGGCATCGGCTGGCGCAGGGGATCGGGGGGCGGGGCCGCGGCGTCCCCATGCCCTTCGACGGTCCAGTTTGCGGGCTGTGCATGCTGCTCGCGCGCCGCCGATAGATGGCCCGCCTCGTCCAGCGCGCGGCGGACCCCGCCGACGATCAGCGCGCGAACGCCCTGCGCGTCGCGAAAGCGGACCTCGGTCTTGGCGGGGTGAACGTTGATATCGACTTCACCCGTCGGACAACTGACGAACAAGGCGGCGATCGGATGGCGGTCGCGCGCGATGAGGTCGCGGTAGGCCCCGCGAAGCGCGCCGACGAGAAGCCGGTCCTTCACCGGGCGGCCGTTGACGAACAGGAATTGCTGGTCGCCCATGCCGCGATTGAAGGTCGGCAGGCTGACGACTCCCTCAAGCCGCAGATCGCCGCGATGATAGTCTACCGCCACCGCATTCCTCGCCAGTTCGGGGGTCAGCAGCGCGGCGACGCGTTCGGGAGGTGATTGCGGCTGGACGGCGATGATCGCGCGACCGTCATGTTCGAAGCGAAAGGCGACATCGGGCCGCGCCATCGCGAGGCGGCGCATCACGTCCAGCGCGGCAAGATATTCCGACCGTGGCGACCGGAGAAACTTGCGACGGGCAGGGACCTTCGCGAACAGTTCTTCCACCGTGACGCGGGTGCCACGGGGCACGCTGGCGGGGCCGTCCTCGACCCTCGCGCCATGGTCCGTGACGATCCGCCAACCTTCGCCGTCGGCCGGGCGGCTTTCCAGCGTGAAGCGCGACACGCTGGCGATGCTGGGCAGTGCCTCTCCGCGAAAGCCGAAGCTGGAGACGTCCTCGATCGCCTCGTCGGGAAGCTTGCTGGTGGCGTGGCGCTCGAGGGCGAGGCGCATGTCGGCGGGGCTCATTCCGTGCCCGTCATCCTCGACGCTGAGCATCGTCAGCCCACCACCCGACAGGGCAACGGATACCCTCCGCGCGCCCGCATCCACGCCGTTTTCCACGAGTTCCTTCAGCGCGCTCGCCGGGCGTTCGACCACCTCGCCCGCCGCGATCCGGTCGATGAGGGCGCTGGGGAGCCTTCTTATTGACATGTTAACGAGTTTCGCTCACTTGATCGGTGCGCCGAAAGCCTCGGATTTCCAAGAGAAATTCATCGCGCTTTCAACAAAATTTGTTTAACGATTGGAGACTGCCGACGCCTCCGTGCGTTCGCGCCACCATAACAGCAAAACGGAAGAACCCCATATGTTCTGGAACAAATGGTTCAAGTGGATGAGCCACGACATGGCCATCGACCTCGGCACCGCCAACACGCTCGTCTACGTGCGCGGACGCGGTATTGTGCTGAACGAACCTTCCGTGGTGGCGATCGAGACCATCAATGGCATTAAGAAGGTCAAGGCGGTCGGCGACGACGCCAAGCTGATGATGGGCAAGACCCCGGACCAGATCGAGGCGATCCGCCCGCTGCGCGATGGCGTCATCGCCGACATCGACGTGGCCGAAGAGATGATCAAGCATTTCATCCAGAAGGTGCATGGCGGCAAGATGCGCAGCTGGCGCTTCCCCGAAATCGTCATCTGCATCCCCTCGGGCGCGACCAATGTCGAACGCCGCGCGATCCGCGACGCCGCCAGCAATGCGGGCGCGAGCGCGGTCTATCTGATCGAGGAGCCGATGGCGGCTGCGATCGGCGCCGACATGCCGGTGACCGAACCCGTCGGTTCGATGGTCGTCGACATCGGCGGCGGCACCACCGAAGTCGCGGTGTTGAGCCTTCGCGGGCTTGCCTACACCACCAGCGTGCGCGT from Sphingomicrobium sp. XHP0239 encodes:
- the mutL gene encoding DNA mismatch repair endonuclease MutL, whose protein sequence is MSIRRLPSALIDRIAAGEVVERPASALKELVENGVDAGARRVSVALSGGGLTMLSVEDDGHGMSPADMRLALERHATSKLPDEAIEDVSSFGFRGEALPSIASVSRFTLESRPADGEGWRIVTDHGARVEDGPASVPRGTRVTVEELFAKVPARRKFLRSPRSEYLAALDVMRRLAMARPDVAFRFEHDGRAIIAVQPQSPPERVAALLTPELARNAVAVDYHRGDLRLEGVVSLPTFNRGMGDQQFLFVNGRPVKDRLLVGALRGAYRDLIARDRHPIAALFVSCPTGEVDINVHPAKTEVRFRDAQGVRALIVGGVRRALDEAGHLSAAREQHAQPANWTVEGHGDAAAPPPDPLRQPMPQGTGMPRRVAETQASYDPGTSPSFEAVMSAAPFARAAPAAETAPSAARHPLGAARGQVAATYIVAEAEDGLVIVDQHAAHERLVLEAMRTAREGDPVASQPLLIAEPVELDEADCERLEGAAAELATLGLEIERFGPSTMLVRATPAPLGNKVKAPKLLADLAAELAELESAPTLQDRIDLVAGTMACHGSVRAGRILRVEEMNALLRQIETTPRSGQCNHGRPTWVKLALSDVEKLFGRH
- a CDS encoding rod shape-determining protein encodes the protein MFWNKWFKWMSHDMAIDLGTANTLVYVRGRGIVLNEPSVVAIETINGIKKVKAVGDDAKLMMGKTPDQIEAIRPLRDGVIADIDVAEEMIKHFIQKVHGGKMRSWRFPEIVICIPSGATNVERRAIRDAASNAGASAVYLIEEPMAAAIGADMPVTEPVGSMVVDIGGGTTEVAVLSLRGLAYTTSVRVGGDKMDEAISSYVRRNHNLLIGEATAERIKKEVGIAKPPSDGIGETVYIKGRDLVNGVPKEIAINQGQIAEALSEPVGTIVEGVRIALENTAPELAADICDQGIVLTGGGALLEGLDEVLRDETGLPVIVAEDPLTCVAMGTGRALEEEQYRGVLLTV